In Canis aureus isolate CA01 chromosome 25, VMU_Caureus_v.1.0, whole genome shotgun sequence, the genomic window AGACTTCGCGCTTCGCTTCTGAGGGTTCGGGGCAGAGTTTGGGGCGAAGTGGGGTTTTCCAGGGTGCCGCGGGGGAAGACCcccccacacacgcacacagtgtTTGGGGCCCCGCCCCGGTAGCGCCCCGAAAATCTGCGCATGCGTGGGCCGGCCCGGCCCAGAATCTGGTCCGAGATGTTACGCATGCGCAAAGGTGGAAAGCCGAAGGTGGGGTGAGACTTGGCCTAGGAGTCGCTCTCTGTCCCTCGCCACCCGCCCCGTGGGGGCTTCAACCGAGAGCATCGGGGTGTGCCCGGTGTTTTGCTTTTTGAGTTGCAGGGCTGACGTCCCCACTCTCGCCCCGAGCTCCAGAAACAGACCTGCACTAATGCCCCGCCTTgggtgtgcacctgggggagagcGAGGGCGGGGGGAGGACGGGGCGCAGAGCTAGCCTCAGCGCGCGGAGCGAGGCCCTCACCTGCTCCCCAGGTGTGCGGACACGCAGCCGTATCCCACGGAGCGGCGCGACTGGAGCGCTGGGGCAGGGCCGGAAGGCTGTGCGGAGTGCCGCCCTGGCCTCAAGGGGCGGGGCCCGCGAGCTCGCCCCGGGGAGTGCCCGGCGCCCCAGTCCTCCCGCGGTTAGGATAGGAGCAGGCGCCCCAGGGCAGGTGATGCTCCGTCCCCCAAccgcgtttttttttttttttttttttcagcttccaCGCGGTACCACCTACTAAATCTTGAGCCAAAGCTGCaaaatgggggcggggggaggagagggagggatggactGATTGGAATTCTATCTCATTTCCCCGCTTGGGcttgggagggcaggggaggtgcTACTGAACTGAGTGGGCTGCGACGATAAGAAGTGAGCCAGTAATCCCTTGTTTCGTGCTGGTTTATAGCTGAAGCCCTTCACCTAGCGACTCTTGAGTAGAATCCTAGAGGTCCGTGGACCCCCTAAAATGGTACGTGTTCGTACATTTTTCTGGAGTGCACCGCTTTGATATTCTCAGAGATGCTGGTGACCTTTAGAAAGCTGTTGGTTTATCAGCGTCACATTGGCAGGATAGAGCCTTGTGTCCCTTTTCCTTGTGTCTTCTCCTACCTTAATGGGatcctgggggagctgctccagTATAAGGAGGTGAGGCTGGCCCGTTGGAAACCTGTGCGTCAGGGAGCCTCATTTCTCCTTTGCAGAATCTCCTCTCAGCCTCTAAGCTCACCTGGTCAGAATCCTTGGATGAGCCTGTGGGACCCTTCCTCCTAGCCCTGTGGTTTGGAACCAGTGGCTTTGGGACTGTAAGAGGATGGACAAAGGTAGTATGAGGCCGGGCCAGCTCCCCAAACGCTCAGGCGCCAAGCATCTGCTGATTCCACCCCGTGCCTGGCACGTATGTCTTTTCGTCCTGGCTGGGCATTGCCACCTCCCCCTGGGCCAGCACCACCCACGTACCTCTCGGCAGAGGCCACAATTGACTGACTTGCTGTTGAGCTGCCGCTCTTTGGCATGGCTGCATTTTGATGGCAGAGGGAACAGTTATGCCCAGAGCCCGGTGTGTCGGCATCACCAGTCTGACCTGAGCACCATGTGCTGCACGACATGACACGTGGCACCGGGAGAACTGCCCAGCGTGGAAGGTCTGGGCCAGGTCTGAGCCCAGATGGGATCTGGATGGCCAAGGAACTCCCACCTTAAAACCTCAAATGTCAAGGAAGCAGGGGAAGGGCCAGGAGGGCTGGCAGGcgatgggggtgggcagaggaggggtcCCGTGTTCAGAGGCTCAAGGCTCTGCGAGGCACTTAGGAGACCTGAGTTCACCAGTTCTCTTCTTCTAGATTCTCAGGGGCTGCTAGATTCATCTCTGATGGCCTCCGGCACTGCCAGCCGCTCAGAGGATGAGGAGTCGCTGGCAGGGCAGAAGCGGGCTTCCTCTCAGGCCTTGGGCACCATCCCTAAACGGAGAAGCTCCTCCAGGTAGTAAGGGTTCAGGGGACCAGGGACCGGGCAAGGGCATTGGGTGCTGCACACCTTTGCCACTGTTGGCAATGGCTGAGCCCTTCTGGGGCCTAAGTGTGGGTAGAGCTTTTTGCTTTTCCTGCCAAGCCCCTCTCTGTGGGAcgtgggcagaggagggagataCTAGGTCTTTGACATGAACTCTTTGTGGCGCGGTACCCTGTCATCTCAGAGGGCTGGAGCGCACAGTTCAGGCCCCATCCACTGCGCTGGAGCCAGGAACCTGCTCTGTTTCAGAGCCTGGGTGTGTATGAGTGGGTACGGGGGAAGGGGCAAGGGATGCTCACTGGGCAGGACTCTCCACAGATTCATCAAGAGGAAGAAGTTTGACGATGAGCTGGTGGAGAGCAGCCTGGCTAAGTCCTCTACCCGGGCGAAGGGGGCCAGTGGGGTGGAGCCAGGGCGCTGTTCAGGGAGTGAACCTTCCTCCAGTGAAAAGAAGAAGGTGAGAGATTATGAGATGTGGGGGGCTGGGGCCAGATTTTGTATTTCCCCACCACCTTTGCCAGCTGGCAAGAGCCCCGCAGGAGAGGCTTGTGAGAAAATCCGGGGGCCCTAGCCCCAACCTCAGCtgcctccctcctgggagcccatCTCTTCTTGCTgctcccctcacacacacacaccctgtcaGTGCGTCCTGTATCACATTCTGTGTGGGAGGCATGGAGCGTGCATCTATTCTGGGAGCAGACAGCCTGTTCCCAGCATTGCTGGGTGTAAAAATAACCCCCCAGGTGGCATTGCTCTGGCCCTAGACACCGTATCAGTCAGAGTAGTTTCCTGGTatcctccccacctgccctccaccCTGGAGTTGAAGGTGCTACCAGCAAAGAGGAGACCCCATTAGGTCCTGGGCCATGTAGAAGTGCTCTGAGCGGGTGGGGACTAGAAAGCTGAGCTCCTGCCCATGTTGCTTACGGTCCGTGAGCCTGGGGCTGCCACACACAGTATGGAAAGCTCCAGGCCTGAAGCCCGAGCTGCCCCTCTGCCAGCTTGGAGCTCATTCTCTTCCTGTCCCCTGCCCAGGTGTCCAAGGCCCCTAGCACTCCTGTgccacccagcccagccccaacCCCTGGACTCACCAAGCGTGTGAAGAAGAGCAAACAGCCACTTCAGGTGACCAAGGATTTGGGCCGCTGGAAGCCTGCGGATGACCTCCTGCTTGTCAACGCTGTGCTGCAGGTAGTGCTTCTTGGCCTGGGCTGCACGtccccttcctctgcccagcCTGCAGTCCCCAGCCCCAAAATAGCCCCGCACCCCGGGGGTAGCAAGGGAAGGCTTCTTCCAGGCTCTGAGGCTGAGGCCaacccatctgggccttgcagaCCAACGACCTGACATCTGTCCATCTGGGCGTGAAGTTCAGCTGCCGCTTCACCCTTCGGGAGGTTCAGGAGCGCTGGTACGCCCTGCTCTACGATCCTGTCATCTCCAAGTGAGTGGGGCTGGCTCCAGCAGCGGGAAGGTACTGGGAACCAGAATTTGGCTCCTGGAACAGACAGGACTATACAAGGGCCCACAGGAGGGGCCTGGGAGGCAGGACTCATGGGACCTTGCATCCTCTGGGATGGTATTGAAACCAgccaggctggggagggaagCTTCTCCCTGCTGCCAACCCTGCTAGCCCTGGCCTGATGCTGAAGGAAGGGGATCTGGAAGCTGAAGAAGTAGCTTGGGAGAGAACACCCGAATGAGCAGGAGCCCTGGTTCCACCACTGTGTGCGCTGTGATTTGGGGCAGATCACTTCCCAGCCTTTCCACACTGACCTCCCATGATTTCTTCCTTCACAAGAAGGAGTCGGAACAAAAGAACAGGAGGGCCCCTAAAAGGCCAGGTTCCAAGTGAACCTGTGCACCCATGCGGCACACACTCTTCCTCCTCAGCCACCTCGCTTACCATCATCAGAGTTGATTGCAAGCCTAGCACCCGGCTTTTACTCCCTAGCACCACTTAAGCGTAGCCACGGCCCTGACAGGCCAGGAGGTGGGCGGGGCTCAACTTTGGAAAGAGGGTGTGGTGGGCAGTGGATGGCAGCTTTGGCCAAGCTAAGAGAAGGTCTTGGAGGAGCAGCAGCTTGTCTCAGGATCTCCCTCAGGACTGGCCTCTGGGGCCTGTGCCTTTGAGTCTCTTCAAGGGGGCAGACACTGGACACTCGGTTGGCTGAGTTTGCCTGTGTTATGCTTTCAACAAACCCGTGAGGCCACAGGTGCTGTGCTGAGCCTTGAGCCTTTCTCTCAAGGGCCTGGCCTCTAGTTCTGGATCTCAAAGGCCTTCAGGAACCCCAGATGGCTTGACACCCTCCTGTCAACCCTGCCCTTTTTCTCCCTGTCCCCCCAGGCTGGCCTGCCAAGCCATGAGACAGCTGCACCCAGAAGCCATTGCCGCCATCCAGAGCAAGGCCTTGTTTAGCAAGGCTGAGGAACAGCTGCTGAGCAAAGTGGGATCGGTAAGGCTGAGGGGCCGGGGAGAGGCCTGACCACTGGGAAGACCCCTGACACAGGGAGGCCCCGTCGCCTGGAGACATGCCCTGCGGGTGCTCATATATCTGCAGGCACCTTTGTGGATGGGGTCCTCAGGAAGAGCCAAGACCGGCTCCCTCTTCTTCCAGCCGCTAGTGGGTCGGGGGatgggggccggggggagggggcggtgcaCAGCGGGTATGGCAGAGACGAGAACGAGAACACCCAGGTGCTGAGAACAGGCTTGCCCTCCAGACCAGCCAGCCCACCTTGGAGACGTTCCAGGACCTGCTGCACAGACACCCCGATGCCTTCTACCTGGCCCGTACTGCCAAGGCCTTGCAGGCCCACTGGCAGCTCATGAAGCAGTATTACCTGCTGGAGGACCAGACAGGTAACTGGCGCCGGGAGCTGGCGGAGTGGTGTGCGCGTGTGAGGTTGTCTGGGCTCGGCTGCCCTCGGGTGCCAGTAATGGATCCTTCCGAGGCCCCCGGTGCCTTGCCTGGGATCCTGAGCAAAAAGTCTAAATGAGAGGCTTGTCTCCCACTTTTGTTCTTGTCGTTGTTGACCTAGCGCACCGTCATGTAAGTGGCATGTTCTCCACGAATCACACTGAAACATGAGTAAAGTGTGAAAGTTCCCTTCGCTGCTTACCCTTCCCCGTTTCCTTCCCTAGAGATGCTACTACCCTAGAGAAGGTACTTTTTCTAAGTCTTTCTGCCCGTCTCCCCTCCCCACAATCCTCCTCGTTCCTTTGGCGCCGTCCAGAAAGCCCTTCACGCCCAGGCCTTCTGCTCCTGTTAGGCTCGCACTCCTAACGACGGGTACCGGGAAGGTCAGCTGCTAAACCGCGTGCAGCTCCTTGTTCCGTTTGGGACTTGGGTTCGGTCTTTCCTTGGACGTCGGTCATAGCATGGACGCTCTGCTCTCCCTTCTGGACAGTGCCGTCCGTCAGCGTCTCCAGGGTTGTTCCCGCGGTTCTAGAAATGAGGCTGTGGCTGTGTCCTCCACCTACTACTCCCTGGCCCTGCTGCTCCTGGTTATGAAAAGATACTCCTGCAAGAGGATTTTCAGGAATCTTGTCAGGGAGGGCCCCACCTTTTTCTTCTGAGGATTTCTGAATTTAGTGAGCAGCTCTCTCCACTCCTGCTACTGCCAGATTTCTGCTTCTGCCTCAGGCTCCGGTGTCCCTGAATCCCCACGGAGAGCGTGAACGCTGCCGGCTAAAGTCTATTTTTGCTGCTGTAGCTAGCTTCTTTGAAAGTTACTTTGTACAACTTAGAGATTCAGTTTTTCTCTCCGGGAGTCTTCTCTGGAGCATTTGATTTCTCCTTGGCCTCCTTGGCCTCCTTGGCCGCACAGTGCTGGGATCCCTACACGCTGCTTAGCTCCCAAGCGGGTTTAGTGGGGTTTTAGGCAGCTGTGGTGGGGATggagcccggggggtgggggggaggtgacCACCCCAGTCCCTTGTCTCCCACAGTCTGACCTTGCAGTTGAGGGGAGGGTAGCATTTGTGGCTCCTGTGCAGCCTCCGTCACTTCCCTGGGAGGCAGTGAAGACTCCCCCGGTGTGGACACTGCTCAGCCGGCAGTTCTCAGGCCACCAGCTAGTGGGCGCTGCCACCACGCGACACCGCAGGCTGGGAGCCGCTGGCCAGGAGGCAGTTGTTCTGAGTTTGGGGGCCAATCTCTTTATAGTTGGaccagaaagaaaactgaaaaccttTCATGCAACTATTTATCCTCAATGTACTTGAC contains:
- the MCRS1 gene encoding microspherule protein 1 isoform X2, encoding MDKDSQGLLDSSLMASGTASRSEDEESLAGQKRASSQALGTIPKRRSSSRFIKRKKFDDELVESSLAKSSTRAKGASGVEPGRCSGSEPSSSEKKKVSKAPSTPVPPSPAPTPGLTKRVKKSKQPLQVTKDLGRWKPADDLLLVNAVLQTNDLTSVHLGVKFSCRFTLREVQERWYALLYDPVISKLACQAMRQLHPEAIAAIQSKALFSKAEEQLLSKVGSTSQPTLETFQDLLHRHPDAFYLARTAKALQAHWQLMKQYYLLEDQTVQPLPKGDQVLNFSDAEDLIDDSKLKDMRDEVLEHELTVADRRQKREIRQLEQELHKWQVLVDSITGMSSPDFDNQTLAVLRGRMVRYLMRSREITLGRATKDNQIDVDLSLEGPAWKISRKQGVIKLKNNGDFFIANEGRRPIYIDGRPVLCGSKWRLSNNSVVEIASLRFVFLINQDLIALIRAEAAKITPQ
- the MCRS1 gene encoding microspherule protein 1 isoform X3; this encodes MASGTASRSEDEESLAGQKRASSQALGTIPKRRSSSRFIKRKKFDDELVESSLAKSSTRAKGASGVEPGRCSGSEPSSSEKKKVSKAPSTPVPPSPAPTPGLTKRVKKSKQPLQVTKDLGRWKPADDLLLVNAVLQTNDLTSVHLGVKFSCRFTLREVQERWYALLYDPVISKLACQAMRQLHPEAIAAIQSKALFSKAEEQLLSKVGSTSQPTLETFQDLLHRHPDAFYLARTAKALQAHWQLMKQYYLLEDQTVQPLPKGDQVLNFSDAEDLIDDSKLKDMRDEVLEHELTVADRRQKREIRQLEQELHKWQVLVDSITGMSSPDFDNQTLAVLRGRMVRYLMRSREITLGRATKDNQIDVDLSLEGPAWKISRKQGVIKLKNNGDFFIANEGRRPIYIDGRPVLCGSKWRLSNNSVVEIASLRFVFLINQDLIALIRAEAAKITPQ
- the MCRS1 gene encoding microspherule protein 1 isoform X1; this encodes MTRGTGRTAQRGRSGPDSQGLLDSSLMASGTASRSEDEESLAGQKRASSQALGTIPKRRSSSRFIKRKKFDDELVESSLAKSSTRAKGASGVEPGRCSGSEPSSSEKKKVSKAPSTPVPPSPAPTPGLTKRVKKSKQPLQVTKDLGRWKPADDLLLVNAVLQTNDLTSVHLGVKFSCRFTLREVQERWYALLYDPVISKLACQAMRQLHPEAIAAIQSKALFSKAEEQLLSKVGSTSQPTLETFQDLLHRHPDAFYLARTAKALQAHWQLMKQYYLLEDQTVQPLPKGDQVLNFSDAEDLIDDSKLKDMRDEVLEHELTVADRRQKREIRQLEQELHKWQVLVDSITGMSSPDFDNQTLAVLRGRMVRYLMRSREITLGRATKDNQIDVDLSLEGPAWKISRKQGVIKLKNNGDFFIANEGRRPIYIDGRPVLCGSKWRLSNNSVVEIASLRFVFLINQDLIALIRAEAAKITPQ